The Methylorubrum populi genome contains a region encoding:
- a CDS encoding LysR family transcriptional regulator, which yields MAFDGRVISNVSVLAAIVEAGSFSRAGEALGMSRSGVSRAVGRLEARLGVQLLDRTTRVVALTDEGRRFYSNVAPLLIGIDEAVTATSDAAVSVRGRLRVNVDAFFSSLLLAPIIGDFLNDHPELTLDIVARDHLGDLISDCFDVAVRFGTPPDSSLIARKLLETRTITVASPSYLSRCERPSTPNDLPNHSCIQVRDSLTGQPIEYWQFTRGKDVERVSVPGRLMVADFGTMIGACVSGVGIARVKAIGVSSLIERGALVELLPNWLGESFSLFALYTPRNLPPAKVAAFVKFLIKRAGKTEVHKT from the coding sequence ATGGCGTTCGACGGTCGAGTTATTTCGAATGTTAGCGTGCTCGCGGCTATTGTAGAGGCTGGAAGCTTCTCCCGCGCGGGAGAGGCTCTGGGAATGTCTCGCTCTGGCGTTAGTCGAGCGGTGGGCCGCCTCGAAGCGCGATTGGGCGTTCAATTGCTGGATCGAACGACGCGCGTCGTGGCGCTCACCGACGAGGGTCGGCGATTTTACTCTAACGTCGCTCCTCTGCTCATCGGTATAGATGAGGCCGTGACAGCAACCTCCGACGCTGCCGTGTCAGTCCGAGGGCGCCTGCGTGTCAACGTCGACGCGTTCTTTTCAAGCCTTCTACTCGCGCCTATCATCGGCGACTTCCTGAACGACCATCCCGAGCTGACGCTGGACATCGTTGCGCGGGATCATCTAGGTGACCTGATCAGCGATTGCTTCGATGTTGCAGTTCGGTTTGGCACCCCGCCAGACTCCTCCTTGATAGCTCGGAAGCTGCTGGAAACCCGCACGATCACAGTTGCATCCCCCTCCTATCTTTCACGCTGCGAGAGACCTTCTACTCCGAATGATCTCCCGAACCATTCGTGCATCCAGGTAAGGGACTCGCTCACGGGCCAGCCAATCGAGTATTGGCAATTCACACGGGGAAAAGATGTCGAGCGCGTAAGTGTTCCTGGCCGACTAATGGTCGCCGATTTCGGTACTATGATTGGCGCATGCGTTTCGGGCGTTGGCATAGCTCGTGTGAAGGCGATAGGGGTGAGCTCATTGATTGAACGAGGCGCTCTCGTCGAGCTTCTGCCAAACTGGCTTGGCGAGAGCTTTTCACTATTTGCGCTCTACACTCCACGCAATCTGCCGCCCGCGAAGGTCGCGGCATTCGTCAAGTTCTTGATCAAACGCGCAGGGAAAACAGAAGTTCATAAAACGTAA
- a CDS encoding peroxiredoxin, translating into MIEIDIPPRPLRIGDAAPNFAARTTRGDTSLDRFRGNWLVFFSHPADFTPVCTSEFIALAKAAPRFEEIGCALLGLSVDSLYSHVAWMRAIRELAGVDVPFPVIEDPSMAIGRAYGMLDAGATDSSAIRATYFIDPEGIIRANSWYPMNVGRSVDEMLRTVTALRRVADGRAMTPADWRPGDDVLLPPELPADGAADWFHRLRPDV; encoded by the coding sequence ATGATCGAGATCGACATCCCGCCGCGCCCCCTTCGGATCGGCGACGCGGCGCCGAACTTCGCGGCCCGGACCACGCGGGGAGACACGAGCCTCGATCGGTTCCGGGGGAACTGGCTGGTGTTCTTCTCTCACCCCGCGGACTTCACGCCGGTCTGCACGAGCGAGTTCATCGCGCTTGCCAAGGCGGCTCCGCGCTTCGAGGAAATCGGGTGCGCGCTGCTGGGCCTGTCCGTCGACAGTCTCTATTCGCACGTGGCCTGGATGCGGGCGATCCGGGAGCTCGCGGGGGTCGACGTGCCGTTTCCCGTGATCGAGGACCCGTCGATGGCGATCGGACGGGCCTATGGAATGCTGGACGCCGGCGCGACCGACTCCTCGGCGATCCGCGCGACCTACTTCATCGACCCCGAGGGCATCATCCGGGCGAACAGCTGGTATCCGATGAATGTCGGACGCTCGGTCGACGAGATGCTGCGGACGGTGACGGCGCTTCGGCGCGTCGCCGACGGCAGGGCGATGACGCCCGCCGACTGGCGGCCGGGTGACGACGTCCTCCTGCCGCCCGAGCTTCCGGCCGACGGGGCGGCCGACTGGTTCCACCGGCTGAGGCCCGACGTATGA
- a CDS encoding enoyl-CoA hydratase/isomerase family protein, translating into MAAGYETLKLEQRGAVLFATIDAPPMNMLGPELVRDLVSLIQTLDRGEPHKVVVFKSADPDYFISHVDVTKIAAYREEAARLTGEASIALLFLRLSQTKAVTIAQVEGRVRGAGSEFILGCDMRFAARGRAVFSQMEPAFGLIPGGGAAQHLVRLMGRGRALEVMLSAEDYDADLAERYGWVNRSFDPEALGPFVADLARRIASFPAAGHGVVKDRVNAISLAPAEDFRRDSDLFGEGVKNPEAQQRIQAAFKGGFQTRDAEMDLGRMLGALTD; encoded by the coding sequence ATGGCCGCTGGCTACGAAACGCTCAAGCTGGAGCAGAGGGGCGCGGTGCTGTTCGCCACCATCGACGCTCCGCCGATGAACATGCTGGGCCCGGAACTGGTGCGGGACCTGGTGTCGCTGATCCAGACCCTTGATCGCGGCGAGCCCCACAAGGTCGTGGTCTTCAAGAGCGCTGACCCCGACTACTTCATCTCCCATGTCGACGTGACCAAGATTGCCGCCTATCGCGAGGAGGCAGCCAGGCTCACTGGTGAGGCGTCCATCGCCCTGCTGTTCCTTCGGCTGTCGCAGACCAAGGCGGTGACCATCGCCCAGGTCGAGGGTCGCGTGCGCGGCGCCGGCAGCGAATTCATCTTGGGCTGCGACATGCGCTTCGCAGCGCGCGGCCGGGCCGTCTTTTCCCAGATGGAGCCGGCGTTCGGTCTTATTCCTGGCGGCGGGGCGGCGCAGCACCTCGTGCGGCTGATGGGCCGTGGCCGGGCGCTTGAGGTGATGCTTAGCGCCGAGGATTACGACGCCGACCTGGCCGAACGCTATGGCTGGGTCAATCGCAGCTTCGATCCCGAGGCGCTTGGTCCGTTTGTGGCTGACCTCGCCCGGCGGATCGCCAGCTTCCCCGCCGCCGGCCACGGCGTGGTCAAGGATCGGGTCAACGCGATCTCCCTGGCGCCGGCTGAAGACTTCCGCCGCGACTCCGACCTGTTCGGGGAGGGCGTGAAGAACCCTGAAGCGCAACAGCGCATCCAGGCCGCCTTCAAGGGCGGCTTCCAAACCCGTGACGCCGAGATGGACCTCGGCCGCATGCTCGGCGCCTTGACCGACTGA
- a CDS encoding sulfite exporter TauE/SafE family protein codes for MTLEPAQYLLGGVSGAVVGFTLGLVGGGGSILAVPLMVYLVGVPSAHAAIGTSAFAVAVNATTGLIGHARAGTVEWRCGAMYAAAGVVGALAGSTAGKAFDGTRLLFLFALVMVLVGVLMLRRREAEGVPGARCDRENAPRVLGFGTVTGLFSGFFGIGGGFLVVPGLVAATRMPMLHAVGTSLIAVAAFGLATALNYARSGLVDWPLAGVFVAGGVAGGLLGAIASRRLSESRGALTTVFAILIFAVAGYMLWSSASAL; via the coding sequence GTGACCCTCGAACCGGCCCAGTACCTGCTCGGCGGCGTGTCCGGCGCGGTGGTCGGCTTCACGCTGGGGCTGGTCGGCGGCGGCGGCTCGATCCTCGCCGTGCCGCTGATGGTCTACCTCGTCGGCGTGCCGAGCGCGCACGCGGCGATCGGCACCAGCGCCTTCGCGGTCGCGGTCAACGCCACCACGGGACTGATCGGCCACGCCCGCGCCGGAACCGTCGAATGGCGGTGCGGGGCGATGTATGCCGCCGCCGGCGTCGTCGGCGCGCTCGCCGGCTCGACCGCGGGCAAGGCGTTCGACGGGACGCGGCTCCTGTTCCTGTTCGCGCTCGTCATGGTTCTGGTCGGCGTGCTGATGCTGCGCAGGCGCGAGGCGGAGGGCGTTCCCGGTGCGCGGTGCGATCGCGAGAACGCTCCGCGAGTGCTCGGCTTCGGCACCGTCACCGGGCTGTTCTCGGGCTTCTTCGGCATCGGCGGCGGCTTTCTCGTCGTGCCGGGCCTGGTCGCGGCGACCCGGATGCCGATGCTCCATGCGGTCGGCACGTCGCTGATCGCGGTCGCGGCCTTCGGCCTGGCGACCGCCCTGAACTACGCCCGTTCCGGCCTCGTGGACTGGCCGCTCGCCGGCGTCTTCGTCGCGGGCGGCGTCGCGGGCGGCCTCCTGGGAGCGATCGCGTCCCGGCGCCTGTCGGAGAGCCGGGGGGCGCTCACCACCGTCTTCGCGATCCTGATCTTCGCGGTCGCCGGCTACATGCTCTGGAGCAGCGCTTCGGCGCTCTGA
- a CDS encoding amino acid racemase, whose amino-acid sequence MAATVGRLKRIGILGGSSDQATVDYYVRTNKAIKDRLGGFNTAEILLSSMNFAFSAKCVIEGLWDELGAYLADRAVALERGGADLIICVSNTLHKTAPTFMAGVDIPLLHIVDPTARAIRRQGLKKVGLLGTKPVMSGTHVSSRYEALFGIETIAPDVAGQDVVDRVIFDELCAGVFTEASRTAYLDVISGLERRGAEGVILGCTEIPLLLKQEHRPDFPMFDTTELHVENAVDFALGAPLREPGL is encoded by the coding sequence GTGGCTGCTACTGTCGGAAGGCTGAAACGGATCGGCATCCTGGGGGGATCAAGCGATCAGGCAACCGTTGATTATTATGTTCGGACGAATAAGGCTATCAAGGATCGCCTTGGTGGCTTCAATACCGCTGAAATCCTCCTCAGCTCCATGAACTTTGCATTCAGCGCCAAATGCGTGATCGAAGGACTATGGGACGAGCTTGGCGCCTATTTAGCTGACCGAGCAGTGGCGCTTGAGAGGGGTGGCGCTGATCTGATCATTTGCGTGTCCAACACCTTGCACAAGACTGCGCCAACCTTCATGGCCGGCGTCGATATTCCCCTTCTGCACATCGTCGACCCTACCGCTCGGGCGATCCGGAGGCAGGGGCTGAAGAAAGTGGGCCTGCTTGGCACCAAGCCTGTGATGTCAGGGACCCATGTCAGCTCGCGCTACGAAGCGCTGTTCGGGATCGAGACCATCGCGCCCGACGTCGCGGGGCAGGATGTAGTCGATCGGGTCATATTCGACGAGCTTTGCGCAGGCGTCTTCACCGAGGCATCCAGGACGGCCTACCTCGATGTCATCTCCGGGCTGGAGAGGCGCGGAGCCGAGGGTGTCATCCTTGGCTGTACGGAAATCCCGCTTCTCTTGAAGCAGGAACATCGACCGGACTTCCCGATGTTCGACACCACCGAGCTACATGTAGAGAACGCGGTTGATTTCGCCCTGGGGGCCCCGTTGCGCGAGCCTGGGCTTTGA
- a CDS encoding AraC family transcriptional regulator, whose protein sequence is MENGIAFWRDSALGVRGVDLLVAHETGHQFPEHFHDEFVVSVFEAGCQRHRISNRESFATPGSLVVIRPGEPHTGEPAVSGGKWSHRAFYPDAETLTVVANATFSGRETSNIDLPSTAVFDNYKVNDLIAACHQAICHMPLEVVGLQHAFMRAMELLLVHYLFSGRSRRKTGFEPRAVQAAVDCMRARLDETDLSVADIAESAGLSRFYFMRSFRKTTGMSVHKYLTQIRLNAARGRLARGESAADVACNCGFYDQSHLIRHFRLAYGTTPGRYTCDSRRR, encoded by the coding sequence ATGGAGAATGGAATCGCTTTTTGGCGAGACTCAGCGCTCGGTGTTCGCGGGGTCGACCTGCTTGTGGCACACGAAACTGGCCATCAATTTCCAGAACATTTTCACGACGAATTCGTCGTATCCGTATTCGAGGCTGGATGCCAGCGGCATAGGATCAGTAATCGAGAGTCCTTTGCTACGCCTGGAAGCCTCGTTGTAATCAGACCCGGCGAGCCACATACCGGCGAACCTGCTGTTAGCGGCGGAAAGTGGTCTCACAGAGCCTTCTACCCAGATGCCGAGACACTGACAGTTGTCGCGAACGCCACGTTCTCTGGACGTGAAACAAGCAACATCGATCTACCATCGACGGCGGTATTCGATAACTATAAGGTCAACGATCTCATCGCCGCCTGTCACCAAGCAATCTGCCACATGCCACTTGAGGTCGTTGGGCTTCAGCACGCCTTCATGAGGGCGATGGAGCTTCTGCTTGTCCACTACCTGTTTTCAGGTCGATCTCGTCGGAAGACCGGCTTTGAACCGCGTGCAGTTCAGGCTGCCGTCGACTGCATGCGCGCTCGTCTAGATGAGACCGATCTCAGTGTTGCCGATATAGCAGAATCAGCAGGGTTGAGTCGATTTTATTTCATGCGCAGCTTCCGCAAAACCACTGGAATGTCCGTGCACAAATATTTGACACAGATCAGGCTGAACGCGGCTCGAGGTCGTCTGGCCCGTGGGGAATCTGCCGCCGACGTCGCGTGTAACTGTGGCTTCTACGATCAAAGTCATCTGATCCGTCACTTCCGCTTGGCCTATGGCACTACGCCAGGCCGATACACCTGCGATTCGCGGAGACGTTGA
- a CDS encoding YeeE/YedE thiosulfate transporter family protein: protein MTETFAGTPLTALGGGLTIGVAAALMLLGNGHVAGCSGLFARAAGISRNGAPRAVAAAFVAGLPLGAALIAAAGGVQARFPGSLLLLALAGLVVGFGTRLGSGCTSGHGVVGMARLSPRSLAATAVFMATGIATVTLLRIAGWPA, encoded by the coding sequence ATGACCGAGACGTTCGCAGGTACGCCGCTCACCGCCCTGGGCGGCGGACTGACGATCGGCGTCGCGGCGGCGTTGATGCTGCTCGGCAACGGCCACGTCGCCGGTTGCAGCGGCCTGTTCGCGCGGGCGGCCGGGATTTCGCGGAACGGCGCGCCACGCGCCGTCGCCGCCGCCTTCGTGGCCGGCCTGCCGCTCGGCGCGGCCCTGATCGCCGCGGCCGGCGGTGTCCAGGCCCGCTTTCCGGGCTCGCTGCTCCTGCTGGCGCTCGCCGGGCTCGTCGTCGGCTTCGGCACGCGCCTCGGCTCCGGCTGCACCAGCGGACACGGCGTGGTCGGCATGGCGCGCCTGTCGCCGCGCTCGCTGGCCGCGACGGCCGTCTTCATGGCGACGGGGATCGCCACCGTGACGCTGCTCCGGATCGCCGGGTGGCCGGCATGA
- a CDS encoding DUF2000 domain-containing protein: MPDRQAVEEGELQRCVIVVDADLPVGRAANAAAVIALTLGKRHPHLAGIDLIDKSNNAHPGLIPIGIAVLAAPVGELGILREKAIGRGLDVVDFPSQGQETTDYEAFRSAVAELETNALTYVGVGVFGSRKAVGKVVGKFGLLR, translated from the coding sequence ATGCCTGATAGGCAAGCTGTGGAAGAAGGCGAACTTCAGCGCTGCGTGATTGTGGTCGATGCTGATCTTCCCGTGGGCCGCGCCGCTAACGCAGCCGCCGTGATTGCCCTGACACTTGGCAAACGCCATCCGCACCTCGCCGGCATTGACCTTATCGATAAGTCAAACAATGCGCATCCGGGACTAATCCCTATCGGAATAGCCGTGCTGGCCGCTCCTGTGGGAGAGCTCGGAATTCTTCGTGAGAAGGCTATCGGCCGTGGACTTGACGTGGTGGATTTCCCTAGCCAGGGACAAGAAACCACCGATTACGAGGCGTTTCGGTCCGCCGTCGCTGAATTGGAGACCAACGCGCTAACCTATGTGGGCGTCGGAGTCTTTGGTTCGCGCAAGGCAGTTGGCAAGGTGGTCGGAAAATTCGGACTTCTAAGGTAG
- a CDS encoding helix-turn-helix domain-containing protein translates to MVKRTPLTQDPCPIARSLDQIGDWWTLLIVRNALHGARRFGEFRKELGVSKSMLSTRLAQMVEHGILEQRPDPNGSAYGEYHLTEKGRQLWMVLVALRQWGEANLFQTGEAMTVLQDRRNGSPTRRLALMAADGQVLQQADTDVRLGVADIGPRSESEKEF, encoded by the coding sequence ATTGTGAAAAGGACGCCGCTGACCCAGGACCCCTGTCCGATCGCCCGCTCGCTCGATCAGATCGGCGACTGGTGGACCCTGCTGATTGTGCGCAACGCGCTGCATGGGGCCCGCCGGTTCGGCGAGTTCCGGAAGGAACTCGGCGTGTCCAAGAGCATGCTGTCCACTCGCTTGGCTCAGATGGTTGAGCACGGCATCCTGGAGCAACGGCCGGACCCGAACGGCTCGGCTTATGGCGAGTACCACCTGACAGAGAAGGGGCGGCAGCTGTGGATGGTTCTGGTCGCGCTACGCCAATGGGGTGAAGCCAACCTCTTTCAGACGGGCGAGGCGATGACTGTCCTTCAGGACCGGCGCAATGGTTCACCCACCCGCCGCCTTGCCTTGATGGCGGCCGACGGCCAGGTGCTACAGCAAGCGGATACGGACGTGCGTTTAGGCGTCGCCGATATTGGACCGCGGTCTGAATCAGAAAAAGAGTTTTAG
- a CDS encoding bifunctional helix-turn-helix transcriptional regulator/GNAT family N-acetyltransferase: MPGDVVKEYPFLFLGSRLKRLAERMQGEIVRVSGRAGLELQPSQHPILLTLDLYGPITIGALSDALQVSQPSVTRAVGRLAEAGLVSVTKAGRDQRCKTVTLTLEGVSTLEKARAVLWPYVEAVARELFGGLSGPMLDQVSVAESRMDEKSFGSRMLAHSQSGLRILEFSDELADNFRLINEEWIGSMYRLEPTDIEILSHPREHIISRGGTILFVEAEGLGVVGTCALQKVGERRFELTKMGVLEAARGRKAGEFLLQAVLQRAEALGAELLYLLSNSKSAAAVHLYEKAGFVHDSDIMREFGARYTRCNIAMRYLPENRPHKIEEPTGSGAQ; this comes from the coding sequence ATGCCTGGCGACGTCGTCAAGGAATATCCATTCCTTTTCCTGGGCAGTAGGCTGAAACGCCTGGCCGAGCGGATGCAGGGGGAGATCGTGCGGGTCAGTGGTCGCGCTGGCCTGGAGCTGCAACCAAGCCAGCATCCCATCCTACTGACGCTTGATTTGTATGGCCCGATTACGATTGGCGCGCTGAGTGACGCCTTGCAGGTGAGCCAACCGAGCGTAACGCGGGCGGTCGGGCGGCTGGCTGAAGCTGGGCTCGTCTCCGTCACCAAAGCAGGCCGGGATCAGCGCTGTAAGACTGTCACCTTAACTTTAGAAGGCGTGAGCACACTCGAGAAGGCCCGTGCAGTCCTTTGGCCCTACGTTGAAGCCGTCGCGCGCGAGCTGTTCGGGGGGCTTTCGGGGCCGATGCTGGATCAGGTATCCGTTGCGGAGAGCCGGATGGACGAGAAGTCCTTCGGCTCACGTATGCTTGCGCACTCTCAATCCGGACTTCGTATTCTCGAATTCAGCGATGAGCTTGCGGATAACTTCCGCTTGATCAACGAAGAGTGGATTGGCTCGATGTATCGGTTGGAACCGACAGATATCGAGATCCTGTCGCATCCACGAGAGCATATCATTTCGCGGGGCGGCACAATTCTTTTTGTAGAAGCAGAAGGGCTTGGAGTAGTTGGAACATGCGCTCTGCAAAAAGTGGGCGAACGGCGCTTTGAGCTCACCAAGATGGGAGTTCTTGAGGCTGCACGGGGCCGCAAGGCCGGAGAGTTCCTACTCCAGGCTGTGCTTCAGCGCGCCGAGGCACTGGGTGCTGAGTTACTTTACCTACTGAGTAACTCGAAATCTGCTGCGGCTGTGCATCTGTACGAAAAAGCCGGCTTTGTGCACGACAGCGACATCATGCGAGAATTCGGCGCACGTTACACAAGATGCAATATCGCAATGCGTTATTTGCCCGAGAATCGGCCTCATAAAATCGAGGAGCCAACAGGTTCTGGGGCGCAGTGA
- a CDS encoding TIGR01244 family sulfur transferase, with the protein MTFKRLDDRLSVSPQPGLGDIARAAREGYRSIISNRPDGEEAGQPTAAAIRAEAERHGLAFAHIPIEPGKATDADAMARALDTLPGPVLAFCRSGARSTTLWALARAGRDDAATLVRRASAAGHDIAALEPALRRRARPRGRTYDVVVVGGGAAGIATAASVLKRDARVTIAIVDPARDHFYQPGWTMVGAGVFTAEQTRRDEAAVMPKGVEWFQAAATRFDPERNAVELDDGGLLAYRVLVVAPGLRLAWEKIAGLAETLGRAGVTSNYRYDLAPYTFRLVRQLRQGRALFSQPPMPIKCAGAPQKALYLSCDIWRDAGVLPAIDVEFHNAGAALFGVSAYVPALMAYVERYGIDLRLQSNLVAVDGDRRIATFERKTDGASERIELGFDMLHVVPPQVSHDVVATSSLAAPGGYVDVDEATLRHKRHRNVFALGDAAGTGNAKTAAAARKQAPVVAVNVLAALDGKPPVADYDGYGSCPLTVERGRIVLAEFGYGGKLLPSFPAWLLDGTRPSRAAWWLKERVLPTLYWHAMLKGREPLARPHRIGAA; encoded by the coding sequence ATGACCTTCAAGCGGCTGGATGACCGCCTCTCCGTCTCGCCGCAGCCCGGCCTCGGCGACATCGCGCGGGCGGCGCGCGAGGGCTATCGCTCGATCATCTCGAACCGTCCGGACGGGGAGGAGGCCGGGCAGCCGACCGCCGCGGCCATCCGGGCCGAGGCCGAGCGTCACGGTCTCGCCTTCGCCCACATCCCGATCGAACCCGGCAAGGCGACCGACGCCGACGCGATGGCGCGGGCGCTCGACACGCTGCCGGGACCCGTTCTCGCCTTCTGCCGCAGCGGCGCGCGGTCGACGACGCTCTGGGCGCTCGCCCGGGCCGGCAGGGACGATGCCGCCACGCTGGTCCGAAGGGCGTCGGCCGCCGGTCACGACATCGCCGCGCTCGAGCCGGCGCTCCGGCGCCGGGCGCGGCCGCGCGGCAGGACCTACGACGTCGTCGTCGTCGGGGGCGGCGCGGCCGGCATCGCCACCGCGGCGAGCGTCCTGAAGCGCGACGCCAGGGTCACGATCGCGATCGTCGATCCGGCCAGGGACCACTTCTACCAGCCCGGCTGGACGATGGTGGGGGCCGGCGTCTTCACGGCCGAGCAGACGCGCAGGGACGAAGCCGCGGTGATGCCGAAGGGCGTCGAGTGGTTCCAGGCGGCGGCCACGCGCTTCGATCCCGAACGCAATGCCGTCGAGCTCGACGACGGCGGCCTGCTCGCCTACCGCGTCCTCGTCGTGGCGCCGGGCCTGCGCCTCGCATGGGAAAAGATCGCGGGGCTCGCCGAGACCCTCGGGCGGGCCGGCGTCACGTCCAACTATCGCTACGATCTCGCGCCCTACACCTTCCGACTGGTCAGGCAGCTGCGGCAGGGCCGTGCCCTGTTCTCGCAGCCCCCCATGCCGATCAAATGCGCGGGCGCCCCGCAGAAGGCCCTGTATCTCTCCTGCGACATCTGGCGCGATGCCGGCGTCCTGCCCGCGATCGACGTCGAGTTCCACAACGCCGGCGCCGCCCTGTTCGGCGTTTCGGCCTACGTCCCGGCGCTGATGGCGTATGTCGAGCGCTACGGGATCGACCTCCGGCTTCAGTCCAATCTGGTCGCGGTCGACGGCGACCGCCGGATCGCCACCTTCGAGCGAAAGACCGACGGCGCGTCCGAGCGGATCGAGCTCGGGTTCGACATGCTCCACGTCGTGCCCCCGCAGGTCTCGCACGACGTGGTGGCGACCAGTTCCCTTGCGGCGCCCGGCGGCTATGTCGACGTCGACGAGGCCACGCTGCGTCACAAGCGCCACCGGAACGTCTTCGCCCTGGGCGACGCGGCCGGCACCGGCAACGCGAAGACGGCCGCGGCGGCGCGCAAGCAGGCGCCGGTGGTGGCGGTCAACGTGCTGGCCGCGCTCGACGGCAAGCCGCCGGTCGCCGACTATGACGGCTACGGCTCGTGCCCGCTCACCGTGGAGCGGGGCAGGATCGTGCTCGCCGAGTTCGGTTACGGCGGCAAGCTGCTGCCGAGTTTCCCGGCGTGGCTGCTGGACGGCACGCGCCCGAGCAGGGCGGCCTGGTGGCTGAAGGAGCGCGTGCTGCCGACGCTCTATTGGCACGCCATGCTCAAGGGCCGCGAACCGCTGGCCCGGCCGCATCGGATCGGCGCCGCGTGA
- a CDS encoding YeeE/YedE family protein has product MRQTIVSLASGILFGAGLAISGMIDPARVRAFLDVGGAWDPTLAFVMGGALVPMALAWAIVRRRSRPVAAAEFHLPATTPVDARLIAGAALFGAGWGLAGLCPGPAIAALAIRPVPAAVFCLGMAAGFGLFRLLPEPRTRQEETRHDLQAAG; this is encoded by the coding sequence ATGCGGCAGACGATCGTGTCGCTCGCGAGCGGCATCCTCTTCGGAGCCGGCCTCGCGATCTCTGGAATGATCGATCCCGCGCGGGTCCGCGCCTTTCTCGACGTCGGCGGCGCATGGGACCCGACGCTGGCCTTCGTCATGGGCGGCGCGCTCGTGCCGATGGCGCTCGCCTGGGCGATCGTCCGGCGCCGGTCCCGTCCCGTGGCGGCGGCGGAGTTCCACCTGCCGGCGACGACGCCGGTCGACGCGCGCCTGATCGCGGGTGCGGCGCTGTTCGGCGCCGGCTGGGGGCTGGCGGGCCTGTGTCCCGGACCCGCGATCGCGGCGCTGGCGATCCGTCCCGTCCCCGCGGCGGTCTTCTGCCTCGGCATGGCGGCGGGATTCGGCCTGTTCCGCCTGCTGCCGGAGCCCCGGACCAGGCAAGAGGAGACGCGGCATGACCTTCAAGCGGCTGGATGA
- a CDS encoding NmrA family NAD(P)-binding protein → MYAITGITGKVGGELARTLLGNGRPVRAVVRDVSKARIWEALGCEVALAEMEDAEALAEAFVGAEGVFILPPSEFDPAPGYPEAQRVIDSVVSALRAAKPERVLCLSTIGGDASRDNLLSQRTMLEKAVATVGIPVTILRPAWFIENALWDLPSARDAGVIHSFLQPADKLFAMVATKDVGRVAADLIQKCWSGMRVVELEGPRRVSPNDIALAFGRALGKVVRVEIVSRSGWETLFRSQGMRYPLPRINMLDGFNEGWIEFQDGGAKALKGRIDADAVIATLVSGQDS, encoded by the coding sequence ATGTACGCCATCACAGGCATCACAGGTAAGGTTGGAGGAGAGTTAGCCCGGACCCTTCTGGGCAACGGCAGACCGGTTCGAGCCGTTGTCCGCGATGTCTCGAAGGCGCGAATTTGGGAGGCGCTAGGTTGTGAAGTTGCCTTGGCCGAGATGGAGGACGCGGAGGCGCTGGCCGAGGCGTTCGTGGGCGCCGAGGGTGTGTTCATCCTGCCGCCGTCTGAATTTGATCCGGCGCCTGGCTACCCGGAAGCGCAACGCGTAATCGATAGCGTTGTGAGCGCTCTGAGGGCGGCAAAGCCGGAACGGGTGCTTTGCCTCTCGACGATCGGCGGTGATGCTTCTCGCGACAATCTTCTGTCTCAGCGCACGATGTTGGAGAAAGCGGTGGCGACCGTCGGGATCCCCGTTACCATCCTGCGGCCTGCTTGGTTCATCGAGAATGCGCTCTGGGATTTACCTTCGGCGCGCGATGCTGGCGTGATTCACAGCTTCCTGCAGCCAGCTGACAAATTGTTTGCCATGGTCGCTACAAAAGACGTCGGGCGAGTGGCGGCAGACCTGATCCAGAAGTGCTGGAGCGGGATGCGGGTCGTGGAACTGGAGGGGCCGCGTCGTGTCTCACCGAACGACATCGCTTTGGCCTTCGGGCGCGCGCTCGGCAAAGTGGTTCGCGTCGAGATCGTGTCCCGCTCCGGCTGGGAAACGCTCTTCCGATCACAAGGGATGAGATACCCGCTGCCGCGGATCAACATGCTCGATGGCTTCAACGAAGGCTGGATCGAGTTCCAGGATGGCGGTGCGAAGGCGCTGAAGGGCCGGATCGACGCGGATGCGGTGATTGCGACCCTTGTTTCCGGACAGGACAGTTAA